Proteins encoded together in one Pseudomonas sp. Seg1 window:
- a CDS encoding polyamine ABC transporter substrate-binding protein: MAPMFKLCFPALLLSVAISAQAEDQTLNLYSWADYVPPQTLQRFEQQTGIHVRYDTFDTSEVLETKLLTGGSGYDVVVPSSSVLARGLAAGALKEIPHDGLKGYANLDADLLEKLAAVDPGNRYGVPYTWGTLGLGMNVEAVKQRLPNVPLNSLDLLFKPEYASKLKDCGIAILDSPQEVIGLALHYLGKDPYSTDKQDLAAAEALLQKLQPSVLYVATGRQINDLASGNVCLALTYNGDASMAADQARKANKPYEVAYRIPKEGTLIWQDNLAIPKDAPHPEAARAFIEFMLRPDSVAELTNTLFFATANQAATPLVDEAVRNDPDIYPPNAVRERLYADRSMSLKDMRQRTRLWTTFRSHQ, from the coding sequence ATGGCTCCCATGTTCAAGCTGTGTTTCCCCGCGCTGTTGTTGTCCGTGGCCATCAGTGCCCAGGCCGAGGACCAAACCCTCAATCTCTACAGCTGGGCCGATTACGTGCCGCCGCAGACTCTGCAGCGTTTCGAACAGCAAACCGGGATCCACGTGCGCTACGACACGTTCGATACCTCGGAAGTGCTGGAAACCAAATTGCTTACCGGCGGCAGTGGGTACGACGTTGTGGTGCCGTCCTCCAGCGTGCTGGCCCGTGGGCTGGCAGCCGGGGCGCTGAAAGAGATTCCCCACGACGGGCTCAAGGGCTACGCCAATCTTGATGCCGATCTGCTGGAGAAACTTGCCGCCGTCGACCCGGGTAATCGCTACGGCGTTCCGTACACCTGGGGCACGCTCGGCTTGGGCATGAACGTCGAAGCGGTCAAGCAACGTCTTCCGAACGTGCCGCTGAACAGTCTCGACTTGCTGTTCAAACCCGAATACGCCAGCAAGCTCAAGGACTGCGGCATCGCGATTCTCGATTCGCCGCAGGAAGTGATCGGTCTGGCGCTGCACTACCTCGGCAAAGATCCCTACAGCACCGACAAGCAGGATCTGGCCGCCGCCGAAGCGTTGTTGCAAAAGCTTCAGCCGTCGGTGCTGTACGTCGCCACCGGCCGGCAGATCAACGATCTGGCCAGCGGTAACGTGTGCCTGGCCCTGACCTACAACGGTGACGCGAGCATGGCCGCCGATCAGGCGCGCAAGGCCAACAAGCCGTATGAAGTCGCTTATCGCATTCCCAAGGAAGGCACGTTGATCTGGCAGGACAACCTGGCGATCCCCAAGGACGCGCCGCACCCCGAAGCGGCGCGGGCGTTTATCGAGTTCATGTTGCGTCCCGACTCGGTGGCGGAACTGACCAACACGCTGTTTTTCGCCACCGCCAACCAGGCCGCGACGCCGCTGGTGGATGAAGCGGTGCGCAACGACCCTGACATCTACCCGCCGAACGCAGTGCGCGAACGCCTGTACGCCGACCGCAGCATGAGTCTCAAGGACATGCGTCAGCGCACGCGTCTGTGGACCACGTTCCGTAGCCATCAATAA
- a CDS encoding LysR family transcriptional regulator, translating into MLGQLHDVDLQLLRLFVRVVECGGFSAAQGELGLSQSSISQQMAKLETRLGYRLCSRGKGGFSVTPKGEQLLIAVRSLFESIETFRHQSNGVAGRLIGEVRLGISEAVDQSVLQRVAEAIRRFRERDQSVRIELISAMPGEMERLLLQQRLDLAIGYFSQVQSAFDYRQLFSETQHLYCAPGHPLFTDEAPSDAAIEACDRVDHPYRFLRSDEPFQGKHCSARSEQVEGTLAFILSGKHVGYLPDHYARDWQAKGLLRPVREGELSFEVAFHLARHRAQVPGDAQKAFEEDLLAAFA; encoded by the coding sequence ATGCTCGGACAGCTTCACGACGTCGATCTGCAGCTGTTGCGCCTGTTCGTGCGGGTGGTCGAGTGCGGGGGCTTCAGTGCCGCGCAAGGCGAACTGGGCCTGAGCCAATCGAGCATCAGCCAGCAGATGGCCAAACTGGAAACCCGTCTCGGCTATCGGCTGTGCAGCCGTGGCAAGGGCGGTTTCAGTGTCACCCCCAAAGGTGAGCAGTTACTGATCGCTGTGCGCAGCCTGTTTGAGTCGATTGAAACCTTCCGCCATCAATCCAACGGCGTCGCCGGGCGATTGATCGGTGAAGTGCGGTTGGGTATTTCCGAGGCCGTCGATCAATCGGTGCTGCAACGCGTCGCCGAGGCGATACGCCGTTTTCGTGAGCGCGATCAATCGGTGCGTATCGAGTTGATCAGCGCAATGCCAGGCGAGATGGAGCGCTTGCTGCTGCAACAGCGGCTGGATCTGGCGATCGGCTACTTCTCGCAGGTACAGAGTGCCTTCGACTACCGCCAGTTGTTCAGTGAAACCCAGCATTTGTATTGCGCGCCCGGGCATCCGTTGTTCACGGATGAGGCGCCCAGCGATGCGGCAATAGAGGCTTGTGACCGGGTCGATCACCCGTATCGGTTTTTGCGTTCGGATGAGCCGTTTCAGGGCAAGCACTGTTCGGCGCGCTCGGAGCAGGTCGAGGGGACGCTGGCGTTTATCTTGTCGGGCAAGCATGTCGGTTATCTGCCGGATCACTATGCGCGTGACTGGCAGGCCAAAGGCTTGTTGCGGCCGGTGCGTGAGGGCGAATTGAGTTTCGAGGTGGCATTTCATCTGGCCCGCCATCGCGCGCAGGTGCCGGGGGACGCGCAGAAGGCCTTTGAAGAGGATTTGCTCGCGGCGTTTGCTTGA
- a CDS encoding nucleobase:cation symporter-2 family protein produces MTVSEKVPRNNDLIYGLNDRPHLTATVFAALQHVLASFVGIITPTLIMGGALGLQSEIPYLISMALFVSGLGTFVQAKRFGPVGSGLLCLQGTSFSFISVILSAGFMVKARGGGTDEILSTIFGVCFFAAFIEVVLSQFIGKLRMLITPVVTGTIITLMGLSLIKVAMTDIAGGFGAPDLGAASHIFLAALVIGTIVVLNRVDVPFLRLGAIVIGLTLGYVVAWLMGTVDFATMPEVPLVSVPVPFKYGFNFDWVAFVPVAVIFLVSPLEAAGDLTANSMISRQPVKGPLYIRRIKSGLLADGLNSAMAAVFNSMPMVTFAQNNGVIQLTGVASRYVAFFIAGLLVVLGLFPMIGAVLQLMPKPVLGGAELVMFGTVAVAGIKILAEAGLHRRNMLIVAISLGMGLGIAAVPEVLRELPQALRNIFESPITVGALCAIVLNIFLPEEFIELEEDDFDPEASILQVMENPDVPAKGEPASAAAVAQLNR; encoded by the coding sequence ATGACCGTCTCTGAAAAAGTCCCGCGCAACAACGATCTGATCTACGGCCTCAACGACCGCCCGCACCTCACCGCGACCGTATTTGCCGCACTGCAGCATGTGCTCGCCAGTTTCGTCGGCATCATCACCCCGACCCTGATCATGGGCGGTGCCCTCGGCCTGCAAAGCGAAATTCCGTATTTGATCAGCATGGCGCTGTTCGTCTCCGGCCTCGGCACCTTCGTGCAAGCCAAGCGCTTCGGCCCGGTCGGTTCGGGGCTGCTGTGCCTGCAAGGGACGAGTTTTTCCTTTATCAGCGTGATTCTCAGCGCCGGTTTCATGGTCAAGGCGCGCGGCGGCGGCACCGATGAAATCCTCTCGACGATCTTTGGCGTGTGCTTCTTCGCCGCGTTCATCGAGGTGGTCCTGAGCCAGTTCATCGGCAAACTGCGCATGCTGATCACCCCGGTGGTGACGGGCACGATCATCACCCTGATGGGCTTGTCGCTGATCAAAGTGGCAATGACCGACATTGCCGGCGGTTTCGGCGCGCCTGACCTGGGCGCCGCCAGCCACATCTTCCTCGCGGCGCTGGTGATCGGCACCATCGTTGTGCTGAACCGCGTCGACGTACCGTTTCTGCGTCTGGGTGCCATCGTCATCGGCCTGACCCTCGGCTACGTGGTGGCGTGGCTGATGGGTACCGTGGATTTCGCGACGATGCCCGAGGTGCCGCTGGTCAGCGTGCCCGTACCGTTCAAGTACGGTTTCAACTTCGACTGGGTGGCGTTCGTGCCCGTGGCGGTAATTTTCCTCGTGTCGCCGCTGGAAGCCGCCGGCGACCTGACCGCCAACTCGATGATCTCCCGGCAACCGGTGAAAGGCCCGCTGTACATCCGCCGGATCAAGTCCGGCCTGCTCGCCGACGGCCTCAACTCGGCCATGGCCGCTGTGTTCAACAGCATGCCGATGGTGACCTTCGCACAGAACAACGGGGTGATTCAGCTCACCGGCGTGGCCAGCCGTTACGTGGCGTTCTTTATCGCCGGCCTGCTGGTGGTGTTGGGGCTGTTCCCGATGATTGGCGCTGTTCTGCAACTGATGCCGAAACCGGTGCTCGGCGGTGCGGAACTGGTGATGTTCGGCACCGTCGCCGTGGCCGGGATCAAGATTCTCGCCGAGGCCGGCCTGCATCGACGCAACATGCTCATCGTGGCGATTTCCCTGGGGATGGGCCTGGGCATCGCCGCTGTTCCGGAAGTGCTGCGCGAACTGCCGCAGGCTTTGCGCAACATCTTTGAATCGCCGATCACCGTCGGTGCCTTGTGCGCTATCGTGCTGAACATTTTCCTGCCGGAGGAATTCATCGAGCTGGAAGAAGACGACTTCGATCCGGAAGCCTCTATTCTTCAGGTCATGGAAAACCCGGACGTCCCGGCCAAGGGTGAACCTGCCTCGGCTGCGGCTGTCGCACAGTTGAACCGCTAA
- a CDS encoding LEA type 2 family protein, which translates to MRRLHAVILLLLLLSLSACALFPNRDPVNINVVGIEPLTSQDLEVRFAIKLRVQNPNETAIDYNGIALDLEVNGHPLASGVSDQSGTIARFSETVVSVPVSVSAFSVLRQTLGLSQTQTLDNLPYVLRGKLAGGLFGTMRFTDSGKLSLPKASAATW; encoded by the coding sequence ATGCGCCGTTTGCACGCCGTCATCCTGTTGCTACTGCTGTTGTCGCTCAGTGCCTGCGCGCTGTTTCCCAATCGTGATCCGGTCAATATCAACGTGGTCGGCATCGAGCCACTGACCAGCCAGGATCTGGAAGTGCGCTTCGCCATCAAACTGCGCGTGCAAAACCCCAACGAAACCGCCATCGATTACAACGGCATTGCCCTGGATCTTGAAGTCAACGGCCACCCGCTGGCCTCAGGCGTCAGTGACCAGAGCGGTACGATCGCGCGCTTCTCTGAAACCGTGGTCAGTGTGCCGGTCAGCGTTTCCGCATTCTCGGTGCTACGCCAGACCCTCGGTCTGAGCCAGACACAAACCCTCGACAACCTGCCTTACGTGCTGCGCGGCAAGCTCGCCGGCGGGCTGTTCGGCACCATGCGCTTTACCGACAGCGGCAAACTGAGCCTGCCCAAAGCCAGCGCCGCGACCTGGTAA